The Nitrospirales bacterium genome includes a window with the following:
- a CDS encoding BolA family transcriptional regulator: MSDAKVAVVDRTGTMDHFNVEVVSGMFEGKNLLDRHRMIYQALDEPMKDGRIHAVELQAKTPDET; the protein is encoded by the coding sequence ATGAGCGACGCTAAGGTCGCTGTCGTCGATCGAACGGGCACGATGGATCATTTTAACGTGGAAGTCGTGTCAGGTATGTTTGAAGGGAAAAATCTTTTAGATCGTCATCGTATGATCTATCAAGCCCTCGACGAGCCCATGAAAGATGGCCGTATCCATGCGGTGGAACTCCAGGCAAAAACCCCAGACGAAACATAA
- a CDS encoding aldehyde dehydrogenase family protein, producing the protein MTTQSLETPKPFLIGSEWVHTPHVQPVLNPYTQQVFAHVCVAGQPEISSVLQSTTDAFSALKKVPAYARARALRQIADTLQRRREEFAKTICAEAGKPITDSGREVDRAIQTFLIASEESTRISGETIPMDRMPGMEAFSAVLQRFPIGPVLGITPFNFPLNLVAHKVAPCLAAGNPIVIKPAPQTPLTALLLGEVIRETDLPPGSMDVIPCDNQMAETLVLDDRFRAVSFTGSVAVGWMLKAKAGRKRVLLELGGNAGVIIEPDADIETAVQRCVVGGMGYSGQTCISVQRMYVQETIYEGVVGKLVERVRQVEVGDPGKTETVVGPLIDERAARRVEAWVQEAEKQGARVRTGGTRDGSVMHPTVLTDVDAKMKVSCEEVFGPVITVTPYQDFDDALALLNHSSYGLQAGIFTQNIQNMHRAYEHLDVGAVLINEIPTFRADHMPYGGVKDSGLGREGVKYAIQELTEPKLLIVNVPDRLEREQ; encoded by the coding sequence ATGACGACTCAGTCCTTAGAAACTCCCAAGCCTTTTCTGATCGGATCAGAATGGGTTCATACTCCACACGTACAACCGGTTCTCAATCCTTATACCCAACAGGTTTTTGCCCATGTGTGTGTGGCCGGGCAGCCTGAAATTTCCAGCGTTCTCCAGTCCACGACAGATGCCTTCTCGGCCTTGAAAAAAGTGCCCGCGTACGCGAGGGCCAGAGCTCTACGGCAGATTGCGGATACCCTTCAGCGGCGTCGAGAGGAATTTGCCAAAACCATCTGCGCAGAAGCCGGAAAGCCCATCACGGATTCAGGGCGAGAAGTTGATCGTGCGATACAGACCTTTTTAATCGCAAGCGAGGAGTCGACGAGAATTTCGGGCGAGACTATTCCGATGGATCGTATGCCGGGGATGGAAGCCTTTTCGGCCGTGCTCCAACGGTTTCCCATCGGCCCGGTGCTGGGTATCACGCCGTTTAACTTCCCGCTTAATCTGGTCGCGCATAAAGTAGCTCCGTGTTTGGCGGCAGGCAACCCTATCGTGATAAAGCCCGCCCCGCAAACTCCGCTCACGGCTCTCCTGCTTGGGGAAGTCATACGTGAGACGGATCTCCCGCCAGGTTCCATGGATGTCATACCCTGTGACAATCAGATGGCGGAAACGCTTGTTCTGGATGATCGTTTTCGCGCCGTGAGTTTCACGGGAAGTGTGGCGGTGGGATGGATGCTCAAGGCCAAAGCCGGAAGGAAACGGGTGTTGTTGGAGCTCGGAGGCAATGCGGGTGTGATCATTGAGCCAGATGCTGATATAGAGACCGCGGTTCAGCGGTGTGTGGTTGGGGGAATGGGATATTCCGGGCAAACCTGTATTTCCGTTCAACGAATGTATGTTCAGGAGACGATCTATGAAGGGGTGGTCGGGAAGTTGGTTGAACGAGTCCGTCAGGTAGAGGTCGGGGATCCCGGGAAAACTGAAACGGTGGTAGGCCCGCTTATCGATGAAAGGGCTGCCCGGCGAGTAGAAGCATGGGTGCAGGAGGCAGAGAAACAGGGAGCCAGGGTTCGAACAGGCGGAACGCGTGATGGTTCAGTCATGCATCCCACCGTGTTGACCGATGTCGATGCCAAAATGAAAGTCTCGTGTGAAGAGGTATTTGGCCCAGTCATTACCGTGACGCCTTATCAAGACTTTGACGATGCCTTGGCACTTCTCAATCATTCGTCGTACGGCCTTCAAGCGGGAATTTTTACCCAGAATATTCAGAACATGCATCGAGCGTATGAGCACCTTGACGTCGGAGCGGTGTTGATCAATGAGATTCCTACGTTTAGAGCCGATCACATGCCGTATGGGGGAGTGAAGGATTCGGGGCTGGGACGAGAAGGTGTCAAGTATGCGATTCAGGAACTCACAGAGCCAAAATTACTCATCGTGAACGTGCCCGATCGGCTTGAGAGAGAGCAGTAA
- the glk gene encoding glucokinase encodes MILAGDIGATKTLLALFDWTDERVEPIREDSFWSQDYESLEDILSEFLDQDEMAVPPELEEDGANSQDSPVSSPRLSGSEIRASLTTACFGVPGPVIDNACKTTNLPWLLKGETLAEHLQVKTVRLVNDLEATGHGLLVLRPDELESLTPTIPRMETGTRSLLAAGSGLGEVTLFWDGIRYHMCPSEGGHTDFGPNSDREIELLRYLRTSYLHVSYERVLSGPGLHTIYQFLRDTQKNEPTWFAEKLPTGNPSALISEAALAGKPEICVDALKLFVSIYGAEASNMALKTLSYGGVYLGGGIAPKILPFLRDGVFMKAFMAKGRYKRLLSKIPVQVILNPQAALLGAASLAAQLANKA; translated from the coding sequence ATGATTCTTGCTGGAGACATTGGTGCAACAAAAACGTTGCTGGCGTTATTCGACTGGACAGATGAACGGGTTGAGCCGATCAGAGAGGACTCATTTTGGAGTCAGGATTATGAGTCCCTCGAAGACATTCTCAGTGAATTTCTTGATCAAGATGAAATGGCTGTTCCTCCGGAATTGGAAGAGGATGGAGCAAATTCCCAAGACTCTCCTGTTTCCTCTCCACGCCTTTCAGGTTCGGAGATACGAGCCTCGCTCACCACCGCCTGCTTCGGCGTGCCTGGTCCTGTGATTGACAATGCCTGTAAGACCACGAACCTGCCTTGGCTTCTTAAGGGTGAGACGTTAGCCGAGCATTTGCAGGTAAAAACCGTTCGTTTGGTCAACGATCTCGAAGCCACGGGACATGGATTGTTGGTTTTACGTCCGGATGAACTCGAATCCCTGACTCCTACGATTCCCCGCATGGAAACAGGGACCCGTTCATTGCTTGCTGCAGGAAGCGGGCTAGGGGAAGTCACATTGTTCTGGGATGGGATCCGTTATCATATGTGTCCATCGGAAGGAGGTCATACGGATTTTGGGCCGAATAGCGATCGGGAAATAGAGCTGCTTCGGTATCTTCGAACCAGTTATCTCCATGTCAGCTATGAACGAGTTCTATCAGGCCCCGGCCTACACACGATTTATCAATTTCTTCGCGACACGCAAAAAAATGAGCCAACGTGGTTTGCCGAGAAATTGCCGACTGGCAATCCTTCTGCCTTGATCTCCGAGGCGGCGTTAGCGGGGAAGCCGGAAATCTGCGTGGATGCGTTAAAGCTCTTTGTTTCAATCTATGGAGCCGAGGCTTCGAATATGGCGCTCAAAACGCTATCGTATGGTGGCGTCTATTTGGGTGGGGGCATTGCTCCTAAGATTCTTCCTTTCCTTCGAGACGGCGTCTTTATGAAAGCCTTCATGGCCAAGGGGCGATACAAACGATTATTGTCGAAAATTCCTGTTCAAGTCATCCTTAATCCACAGGCCGCGCTTCTTGGTGCAGCGTCCCTGGCCGCGCAATTGGCGAATAAGGCGTGA
- a CDS encoding glutaredoxin, translating into MSNPIEEEVQREIKEHKILIYGKGTKTAPQCGFTVETMEFFNKFGHPYELINVLTNPEKREFLNKMTNWPTLPKVFINGTFYGDTDVLGPMEQKGELQPLLDEAFKSE; encoded by the coding sequence ATGTCTAACCCTATCGAAGAAGAAGTGCAGCGTGAAATCAAAGAACATAAGATACTGATCTATGGTAAGGGCACGAAGACCGCGCCACAATGCGGGTTTACCGTCGAGACGATGGAATTCTTCAATAAATTTGGCCATCCGTACGAACTCATTAACGTCTTGACCAACCCGGAAAAGCGGGAGTTTCTGAATAAAATGACCAATTGGCCAACCTTGCCAAAAGTGTTTATCAACGGAACGTTCTATGGCGATACGGATGTGCTGGGACCAATGGAACAAAAGGGAGAGCTTCAACCCCTGTTGGACGAAGCGTTTAAGAGTGAATAA
- a CDS encoding anhydro-N-acetylmuramic acid kinase, producing MIVVGLMSGTSADGIDVAIVKIRNTTHRLSIKLISFESVPYSRSLRKRLLQAAEHAHVAEICHLHALMGEMFAKATLNALTHANLSAHRVQLIGSHGQTIHHLPQPRREPGVGPIRSTLQIGDPSIIAERTGIATIADFRARDMAAGGEGAPFAPYAHHLLFGHHSRSRLVVNLGGIANVTVLPARAKLTQVRAFDTGPCNMLLDAIVSELSSGRRSMDRGGRLAKNGRVDETILRFLLSHRYLRKKPPKSTGREEFGHDYVRQILTKTRQRHLSLADILATCCRFLARSIHDSGRWIKEDIHEVIIGGGGIYNASLVEELKKAFTPVPVRTMDDCGTHSKAFEAMAFAILAYQSYHGVCANIPSVTGARHPVVLGTMAPGRTNVTRTQARITGSMARNA from the coding sequence ATGATTGTCGTCGGCCTCATGTCCGGTACATCGGCGGATGGAATCGACGTGGCCATCGTCAAGATTCGAAATACAACCCATCGCCTATCCATTAAACTTATCTCCTTTGAATCCGTTCCGTACTCGCGATCTCTCCGCAAACGATTGTTACAGGCCGCGGAACATGCGCATGTCGCTGAAATTTGTCACTTGCATGCTTTGATGGGAGAGATGTTCGCCAAAGCAACGCTCAACGCTCTGACCCACGCCAATCTCTCCGCACACAGGGTACAACTCATCGGATCTCATGGTCAGACGATTCATCACCTTCCCCAGCCCAGACGAGAACCGGGCGTCGGACCGATCAGATCGACGCTTCAAATTGGCGACCCTTCGATCATCGCCGAACGAACAGGGATTGCCACCATCGCCGATTTTCGCGCTCGCGATATGGCAGCTGGCGGAGAAGGCGCGCCATTCGCCCCGTATGCTCACCATTTGCTCTTTGGCCATCACTCACGATCACGGTTGGTCGTGAACTTGGGAGGCATCGCCAATGTGACGGTGCTGCCGGCCCGTGCAAAGCTGACGCAGGTTCGCGCCTTTGATACCGGTCCATGCAACATGCTGCTTGACGCGATCGTTTCCGAATTGTCCAGCGGTCGCCGGTCCATGGACCGTGGTGGGCGACTCGCGAAAAACGGACGGGTGGATGAGACGATTCTTCGATTCCTGCTCTCACACCGTTACCTTCGAAAGAAACCCCCGAAATCTACAGGGAGGGAAGAGTTCGGGCATGACTATGTTCGTCAAATCCTGACAAAGACCCGACAACGTCATCTCTCACTAGCCGATATTCTGGCCACATGTTGCCGTTTTCTCGCACGATCTATTCATGATTCTGGCCGCTGGATCAAAGAGGATATTCACGAAGTCATCATTGGAGGAGGTGGAATCTACAATGCCTCTCTGGTTGAAGAATTGAAAAAGGCTTTCACTCCCGTTCCGGTTCGGACCATGGACGACTGTGGCACGCATAGCAAAGCGTTCGAGGCCATGGCGTTCGCGATTCTCGCCTACCAGAGTTATCATGGGGTCTGCGCCAATATTCCGTCCGTCACCGGCGCGCGACATCCCGTCGTGCTAGGCACGATGGCTCCTGGGAGAACCAATGTGACGCGAACTCAGGCCAGAATCACGGGAAGCATGGCGCGAAACGCTTGA
- a CDS encoding deoxyhypusine synthase family protein, translating to MSTRHFHDGKEDGLEALESLDPGAIHSFSDLLIAMRKTAFGGRRLGEAFDILTNMIEDPDCKVVMTLSGAMTIAKMGKIISAMIDHEMVHAIVSTGALMAHGMSEAVGATHYKYQPTMSDPELFEKGYNRVYDTLEMELNLNHVEEVVGETLKRLSPDQPLSSELLNRELGRTLDEKYEGAAILKSAYQKNVPVYIPAFTDSELGLDVSIWAMGEHYRKGYALPSEKESDTDNWEKLRQHRPSFNPFLDLNSYAEQLLAAKRLGIFTIGGGVPRNWAQQTPPYIEILNLRLGTNLKPPRFHYGVRICPEPDYWGGLSGCTYQEGMSWGKFVPQQEGGQFSEVLSDATVVWPLLMMGLLERRMSRQSAT from the coding sequence ATGAGCACTCGACATTTTCATGATGGAAAAGAAGATGGATTAGAAGCGCTCGAGTCGCTCGATCCAGGCGCGATCCACTCATTTTCTGATTTGCTGATCGCTATGCGAAAAACGGCCTTTGGTGGACGACGTCTGGGGGAAGCCTTCGACATCTTAACCAACATGATCGAGGACCCGGACTGCAAGGTGGTGATGACCCTGTCCGGAGCCATGACGATCGCCAAAATGGGCAAAATCATCAGTGCCATGATCGATCATGAAATGGTTCATGCCATCGTATCGACCGGGGCTCTGATGGCTCATGGTATGAGTGAGGCCGTCGGAGCCACGCACTATAAGTACCAGCCGACGATGAGTGACCCTGAGCTATTCGAGAAAGGATACAACCGGGTCTATGACACGTTAGAAATGGAGTTGAACCTGAATCATGTGGAAGAAGTCGTCGGTGAAACCTTAAAAAGGCTCTCGCCGGATCAACCCTTGTCGTCTGAACTGCTCAACCGAGAGTTAGGGCGGACGCTAGATGAAAAGTATGAAGGAGCGGCGATTCTCAAGAGCGCGTACCAGAAAAATGTGCCTGTGTATATTCCCGCGTTCACGGATTCTGAACTCGGACTGGACGTCTCGATTTGGGCCATGGGGGAACATTACCGAAAGGGATATGCCCTGCCTTCGGAGAAGGAGTCTGACACGGATAATTGGGAAAAACTTCGTCAACATCGCCCGTCGTTTAATCCATTCCTGGACCTCAACAGTTATGCGGAACAGTTACTCGCCGCGAAGCGATTGGGTATTTTCACGATCGGAGGAGGCGTGCCCAGAAATTGGGCTCAGCAAACGCCGCCGTATATTGAAATTTTAAACCTCCGTCTCGGGACAAATTTGAAGCCGCCTCGATTTCACTATGGCGTGCGGATATGCCCTGAACCCGATTATTGGGGAGGATTGAGCGGGTGTACCTACCAGGAAGGGATGTCTTGGGGCAAATTTGTTCCTCAACAGGAAGGTGGGCAGTTTTCAGAAGTATTGAGCGACGCGACGGTTGTCTGGCCCCTGCTGATGATGGGGCTTCTTGAACGTCGAATGTCCAGGCAGTCCGCAACCTAG
- a CDS encoding GNAT family N-acetyltransferase — translation MVTFSESKDFPPELLIVLFNQTQWSQGRTVHDTLTMLAQSDLVISAWDSNRLIGFGRVLTDYVFRASIWDVIVDRQYQGRDIGTQVMRRILDHPSLKNVELFWLCTRDKQAFYATLGFSDREQTGMVWDRKKHGS, via the coding sequence ATGGTCACATTTTCCGAATCGAAAGATTTTCCTCCTGAGCTCCTGATCGTCTTATTTAATCAGACCCAGTGGTCGCAAGGACGAACCGTTCACGATACCTTGACCATGCTCGCTCAGAGCGACCTCGTGATATCTGCCTGGGACAGCAACCGCTTGATTGGATTTGGCCGCGTTCTGACGGATTATGTGTTTCGGGCCTCGATCTGGGACGTCATTGTCGACCGGCAGTATCAAGGGCGGGATATTGGCACACAGGTGATGCGCCGCATCCTCGATCACCCATCCTTAAAAAACGTGGAACTGTTCTGGCTCTGCACTCGTGACAAACAAGCCTTCTATGCGACCCTGGGCTTCTCGGATCGGGAACAGACGGGCATGGTGTGGGACCGCAAGAAACATGGTTCATGA
- a CDS encoding DsbA family protein: protein MPIQQTINERWGGKRVFVVTLCVLVLSVVSLVSAEPSTDFLVRDSDFVRGNPNAPVTVLEYSDFTCGFCEKFFHDTFPRLLSEYVDTGKVRFVYRDFPRSPGGPGLRASMAARCAGEQGSYWPMHDLLFNSDQQFSVEQLRGYAKKLGLDDMKFSECLLSEKYVKEIYQDRIEGGTLGVRGTPGFVIFITSLPEDGEMVMIPGAFPYDVFQKEIEKVLKAVPADQTLEHPSTSAIPVPQGQGIDS, encoded by the coding sequence ATGCCTATTCAACAGACGATCAACGAGCGTTGGGGAGGCAAGCGTGTTTTTGTTGTCACCCTTTGTGTGTTGGTTCTTTCTGTCGTCTCTCTCGTATCAGCTGAGCCTTCGACAGACTTTTTAGTGCGAGATTCCGATTTTGTGCGAGGGAATCCGAACGCACCTGTCACCGTGTTGGAATATTCAGACTTTACGTGCGGATTTTGTGAGAAGTTCTTTCATGATACCTTCCCACGGTTGCTCTCCGAATATGTCGATACAGGAAAGGTACGCTTTGTGTACCGGGATTTCCCTCGTTCTCCGGGAGGACCAGGGCTTCGTGCCTCCATGGCGGCTCGTTGCGCAGGAGAACAGGGTTCGTACTGGCCCATGCATGACCTTCTGTTCAATAGCGATCAACAGTTTTCAGTGGAACAACTTCGTGGTTATGCGAAAAAACTGGGCCTTGACGACATGAAGTTTTCCGAATGTCTGTTGAGCGAGAAGTATGTCAAGGAAATTTATCAGGATCGGATCGAAGGTGGGACTCTGGGAGTCCGGGGAACGCCAGGCTTCGTCATTTTCATCACCTCCTTGCCGGAGGATGGAGAGATGGTCATGATTCCCGGAGCATTTCCCTACGATGTCTTTCAGAAAGAGATTGAAAAAGTTCTCAAAGCTGTGCCTGCTGACCAAACCTTGGAGCATCCATCGACGTCGGCGATTCCGGTTCCTCAAGGTCAAGGTATCGACTCCTAA
- a CDS encoding arginine decarboxylase, pyruvoyl-dependent, which produces MVPTHMFLTRGVGVHREKLTSFEEALRSAGIASCNLVSVSSIFPPDCKIIPRKRGEKLLNPGEITFCVMARSETNERNRLISSSIGLAIPTGRRSHYGYLSEHHAYGETDEEAGEYTEDLAAQMLATTLGIDFDPDVAWKEREQVFKMGGKIVRTQNITQSAIGKPNLWTTVVACAVFIPLENVHLIDKAKTTRKKKSTR; this is translated from the coding sequence ATGGTACCAACACATATGTTTTTGACTCGTGGGGTCGGCGTTCATCGGGAAAAGCTGACTTCTTTTGAGGAAGCCTTACGCAGCGCGGGAATAGCTTCGTGCAACTTGGTGAGCGTTTCTTCGATCTTTCCGCCAGATTGTAAAATCATTCCTCGGAAGCGAGGAGAGAAACTCTTAAACCCAGGAGAAATCACCTTTTGCGTAATGGCTCGATCAGAGACCAATGAGCGAAATCGCTTGATTTCATCCTCGATAGGATTGGCGATTCCCACCGGGCGAAGGTCTCATTACGGATATTTATCAGAGCATCATGCCTATGGCGAAACGGACGAAGAGGCTGGGGAGTACACTGAAGATTTAGCTGCTCAGATGCTGGCGACGACGCTCGGCATTGATTTCGACCCGGATGTCGCCTGGAAAGAACGAGAACAGGTTTTCAAGATGGGCGGAAAAATCGTACGGACTCAAAATATTACCCAATCGGCCATCGGCAAGCCGAACCTCTGGACGACCGTCGTTGCCTGCGCGGTGTTTATTCCCCTGGAAAACGTCCATCTGATTGACAAGGCAAAGACGACGAGGAAAAAGAAATCAACCAGATAA
- a CDS encoding DegQ family serine endoprotease has protein sequence MQRLLSRSRPVLHVMNLPKLGLWGLLALWTFSAFVQCSEVPGNADPVAEATASTLISNVEPQPMNVASVSLPSNDTFIKVSKEAMASVVNIASSRNVAQSGQSPRSPFFDDPFFRRFFGEEFERQFEQPKRKKEQGLGSGVIVRPDGYIVTNNHVVEKADELTVLFSDKRKFPAKLIGTDPKTDLAVIKVDATDLPTLPWGDSNALQVGEMVLAVGNPFGLNQTVTMGIISAVGRANVGIVDYENFIQTDAAINPGNSGGALVNLSGQLIGINTAIFSRTGGYMGIGFAIPSRMVKNVMESLIGHGKVIRGWLGVSIQELTSDLANQFDVPDTAGALVGDVFSDSPAGRAGVQRGDIIRNFNGKPVRDPTQLRALVAETPPNSEVTMSVWRDGNSLDLQVDIGEMPKDVAELSSQPDVESTGNHVLSGITVEPLPPQKADDGRGVLITRVAPDSSAGQAGLRNGDILLEVNRKSLRNIEDFTAIAGQLDEESAVLVLLKRGKRTIFLTIKP, from the coding sequence ATGCAGCGGTTGTTATCTCGGTCTCGTCCCGTTCTACATGTTATGAACTTGCCAAAACTTGGTTTATGGGGGCTCTTGGCCCTATGGACATTCAGTGCTTTCGTGCAATGTTCTGAGGTGCCCGGCAATGCCGATCCCGTAGCCGAGGCGACCGCTTCGACTCTGATATCCAATGTCGAGCCCCAGCCCATGAACGTCGCCTCGGTCTCCCTTCCTTCGAACGACACATTCATTAAAGTTTCCAAGGAAGCCATGGCGTCTGTCGTGAATATTGCATCCAGCCGTAACGTGGCTCAATCGGGGCAGTCGCCGCGATCGCCGTTCTTCGATGATCCGTTTTTTCGCCGGTTTTTTGGCGAGGAGTTTGAACGGCAGTTTGAGCAGCCCAAAAGGAAGAAGGAGCAGGGATTGGGATCAGGGGTGATTGTCCGGCCTGATGGCTATATCGTGACCAACAATCATGTGGTTGAGAAAGCAGACGAATTGACAGTCTTATTTAGCGATAAACGGAAATTTCCGGCCAAGTTAATCGGGACTGATCCCAAGACGGATCTGGCGGTGATTAAGGTTGACGCGACCGATTTGCCAACCTTGCCGTGGGGAGATTCGAATGCCTTGCAGGTAGGAGAAATGGTGCTCGCGGTGGGGAACCCATTCGGACTAAATCAAACGGTCACGATGGGTATCATCAGCGCCGTGGGACGGGCGAATGTCGGGATCGTGGATTATGAAAACTTCATTCAAACGGATGCAGCCATCAATCCAGGAAATTCCGGAGGCGCACTGGTAAACCTTTCGGGCCAGCTCATTGGCATCAATACCGCGATTTTTTCAAGAACGGGCGGATACATGGGAATAGGGTTCGCCATTCCCAGCCGGATGGTCAAAAACGTCATGGAAAGCTTGATCGGTCATGGAAAAGTCATTCGCGGCTGGCTTGGCGTGTCCATTCAAGAGCTGACATCTGATTTGGCTAATCAATTCGACGTGCCTGATACGGCGGGGGCTTTAGTTGGCGACGTGTTCTCAGACAGTCCAGCAGGACGCGCTGGGGTCCAGCGAGGGGATATCATTCGAAACTTTAACGGCAAACCCGTCAGAGATCCCACGCAGTTACGGGCGTTGGTGGCCGAGACTCCTCCGAATTCAGAAGTCACTATGTCCGTGTGGCGGGATGGAAACAGTCTTGACTTGCAAGTCGATATAGGAGAAATGCCAAAAGATGTCGCGGAATTATCGAGCCAGCCTGATGTCGAATCGACGGGTAACCATGTGCTGTCAGGCATCACGGTGGAACCGCTTCCTCCTCAAAAAGCCGATGATGGACGTGGAGTCTTGATCACTCGTGTGGCCCCAGATTCCTCAGCAGGTCAGGCAGGTCTTCGCAATGGCGATATTCTCCTGGAAGTCAACCGAAAATCCTTACGGAATATCGAAGATTTTACGGCTATTGCCGGACAATTGGATGAAGAGTCAGCGGTGCTCGTCCTATTGAAGCGAGGAAAACGCACCATTTTTCTGACGATCAAACCGTAG
- the rpiA gene encoding ribose-5-phosphate isomerase RpiA — protein MTTETATLKRAAAEKSLEFIQDGNIVGLGTGTTVRYLLEALAVRVKEGLRIQGVPTSRSTAALATELHIPILSDDEAWDIDVAIDGADEVDPHFNLIKGGGGALLREKIIASTAKKFVVIVDHAKLVTVLGSSFPLPVEVTPFGWPNTVRQIEHLGYQASPRQRDGKLFVTDNQNYILDLHGGTISNPWGLTQQLNAIPGVVENGLFVGLTSALVVASPQGISVRRSPAE, from the coding sequence TTGACGACTGAGACGGCAACCCTGAAACGAGCCGCTGCCGAAAAATCCCTTGAATTTATTCAAGATGGAAACATCGTGGGCTTGGGGACCGGTACGACCGTTCGGTACCTGCTGGAAGCCTTGGCCGTGAGAGTGAAAGAGGGGTTGCGCATTCAAGGCGTGCCGACATCGCGCTCCACCGCTGCGCTGGCGACGGAACTCCACATTCCAATCCTGTCAGATGATGAAGCATGGGACATTGATGTGGCGATTGACGGGGCCGACGAAGTCGACCCTCATTTCAACCTGATAAAAGGAGGAGGAGGGGCGTTACTTCGCGAAAAAATTATCGCATCGACGGCGAAAAAGTTCGTCGTCATCGTCGATCATGCCAAGCTCGTCACCGTCTTGGGTTCCTCTTTTCCCTTACCGGTGGAAGTAACCCCGTTTGGATGGCCCAACACGGTCAGGCAGATTGAACATCTGGGCTATCAAGCTTCTCCTCGTCAGCGCGATGGGAAACTTTTTGTGACAGATAATCAGAATTACATACTGGATCTGCATGGGGGCACTATTTCCAATCCTTGGGGGCTGACGCAGCAATTGAATGCCATTCCCGGGGTTGTGGAGAACGGTCTGTTTGTGGGGTTAACTTCCGCCCTGGTTGTCGCTTCACCGCAAGGGATTAGCGTGCGTCGCTCTCCTGCCGAGTAG
- the xth gene encoding exodeoxyribonuclease III, with amino-acid sequence MLERSSMVSRVGDGHYSFFLDRCVSILMKIATFNVNSIRKRLPIVLQWLKKNKPDVLCLQETKVQDTEFPAEAFSETGYHLTFRGMKSYNGVAILSQSPPDVVSSGFEDQDEHQDDPMRLMRVVIQGISILNTYIPQGFSIDSPKYQYKLNWFKRLTRYFQRHLSPQKPAIWCGDMNVAPEPIDVHSPEKHLKHVCFHEDVRHAYHQTVAWGFVDVFRARYPKRQQFTFWDYRQPSALDANRGWRIDHILATPTLARACRKVAVDLGPRRAEQPSDHTVLWADFDS; translated from the coding sequence GTGCTTGAACGCTCGTCAATGGTCTCTCGTGTCGGAGACGGGCATTACTCGTTCTTTCTCGATCGATGTGTTTCTATCCTCATGAAAATCGCCACGTTTAACGTCAATTCCATCCGCAAACGCCTTCCTATCGTGTTGCAATGGCTGAAGAAAAACAAGCCTGACGTGCTTTGCTTGCAGGAAACGAAGGTTCAGGATACAGAGTTTCCAGCAGAAGCCTTCTCAGAAACCGGATATCACCTGACGTTTCGAGGCATGAAATCCTACAACGGGGTCGCCATCTTGAGTCAAAGTCCACCTGATGTCGTATCGTCGGGGTTTGAGGATCAGGACGAACATCAAGACGATCCAATGCGTCTCATGCGAGTGGTCATCCAAGGAATTTCCATCCTGAATACGTATATCCCTCAGGGATTTTCGATCGACTCTCCAAAGTATCAGTACAAGTTGAATTGGTTCAAACGGCTGACGCGCTACTTTCAACGCCATTTATCTCCTCAAAAACCTGCTATCTGGTGCGGTGATATGAATGTCGCGCCAGAGCCGATCGATGTACACAGCCCGGAGAAACATCTCAAGCACGTCTGCTTTCATGAAGATGTTCGGCATGCCTATCACCAGACGGTTGCCTGGGGATTCGTGGATGTCTTTCGGGCCCGGTATCCCAAACGACAGCAATTCACATTTTGGGATTATCGACAACCAAGCGCGCTCGACGCGAATCGAGGGTGGAGAATCGATCATATTCTGGCGACGCCCACCCTGGCCCGGGCATGCAGGAAAGTCGCCGTTGATCTTGGACCTCGACGGGCAGAACAGCCGTCGGACCACACAGTGTTATGGGCAGATTTTGATAGTTGA